From Toxorhynchites rutilus septentrionalis strain SRP chromosome 2, ASM2978413v1, whole genome shotgun sequence, a single genomic window includes:
- the LOC129771845 gene encoding arginine kinase 1 isoform X5, with amino-acid sequence MVDAAVLEKLEAGFAKLAASDSKSLLKKHLTKEIFDSLKNKKTSFGSTLLDCIQSGVENLDSGFGIYAPDADAYTVFADIFDPMIEEYHMGFKKTDKHPASDFGDVSTFGNVDPTGEFVVSTRVRCGRSMQGYPFNPCLTEAQYKEMEDKVSATLSGLEGELKGKFYPLTGMEKSVQQQLIDDHFLFKEGDRFLQAANACRFWPTGRGIYHNDNKTFLVWCNEEDHLRIISMQMGGDLGQVYRRLVTAVNDIEKRVPFSHHDRLGFLTFCPTNLGTTIRASVHIKVPKLAKDYAKLESIAAKYNLQVRGTRGEHTEAEGGIYDISNKRRMGLTEYQAVKEMYDGISELIKIEKSL; translated from the exons ATGGTTGACGCAGCAGTTCTTGAAAAGTTGGAAGCTGGATTCGCCAAGCTGGCGGCTTCGGACTCCAAGTCTCTGCTGAAGAAGCATCTGACCAAGGAAATCTTCGATTCCCTGAAGAATAAGAAGACCTCCTTCGGATCCACCCTTCTGGACTGCATTCAATCTG GAGTTGAAAACCTTGATTCTGGCTTCGGTATCTACGCCCCGGACGCCGATGCCTACACCGTTTTCGCCGATATTTTCGACCCAATGATCGAGGAGTACCACATGGGCTTCAAGAAAACCGACAAGCACCCGGCGAGCGATTTCGGCGATGTCAGCACCTTTGGCAACGTTGACCCGACCGGTGAGTTCGTCGTGTCGACCCGTGTCCGTTGCGGTCGCTCGATGCAGGGCTATCCGTTCAACCCATGCCTGACCGAGGCCCAGTACAAGGAGATGGAGGATAAGGTTTCGGCCACTCTGTCCGGGCTGGAGGGTGAACTGAAGGGCAAATTCTACCCGCTGACCGGTATGGAGAAGTCTGTCCAGCAGCAGCTGATCGACGACCACTTCCTGTTCAAGGAGGGTGATCGATTCCTGCAGGCTGCCAACGCTTGCCGCTTCTGGCCAACTGGACGTGGTATCTACCACAACGACAACAAGACCTTCCTGGTCTGGTGCAATGAGGAGGATCATCTTCGCATCATCTCCATGCAGATGGGTGGTGATCTGGGCCAGGTCTATCGCCGCCTGGTTACCGCTGTCAACGATATTGAGAAGCGTGTTCCATTCTCCCACCACGACCGTCTTGGTTTCCTGACCTTCTGCCCAACCAACCTGGGAACCACCATCCGCGCTTCGGTCCACATTAAGGTCCCGAAGTTGGCCAAGGATTACGCCAAGCTGGAATCGATTGCCGCCAAGTACAACCTGCAGGTCCGTGGTACCCGCGGTGAGCACACCGAGGCTGAGGGCGGTATCTATGATATCTCCAACAAGCGCCGCATGGGTCTGACTGAATACCAGGCCGTCAAGGAGATGTACGATGGCATTTCTGAACTCATCAAGATTGAGAAGTCGttgtaa
- the LOC129771845 gene encoding arginine kinase 1 isoform X3 has product MGGCASKDKKEKVVENETAATGTATGDEGGDGVNSGGEGCVSNSMVFLSRNKSDTMVDAAVLEKLEAGFAKLAASDSKSLLKKHLTKEIFDSLKNKKTSFGSTLLDCIQSGVENLDSGFGIYAPDADAYTVFADIFDPMIEEYHMGFKKTDKHPASDFGDVSTFGNVDPTGEFVVSTRVRCGRSMQGYPFNPCLTEAQYKEMEDKVSATLSGLEGELKGKFYPLTGMEKSVQQQLIDDHFLFKEGDRFLQAANACRFWPTGRGIYHNDNKTFLVWCNEEDHLRIISMQMGGDLGQVYRRLVTAVNDIEKRVPFSHHDRLGFLTFCPTNLGTTIRASVHIKVPKLAKDYAKLESIAAKYNLQVRGTRGEHTEAEGGIYDISNKRRMGLTEYQAVKEMYDGISELIKIEKSL; this is encoded by the exons atgggtggttgtgcgtcaaaggacaagaaggaaaaagttgttgaaaatgaaACAGCTGCAACTGGAACCGCCACCGGAGACGAGGGTGGCGACGGCGTAAACAGTGGTGGCGAAGGGTGTGTATCAAACTCGATGGTATTTCTGTCGAG AAACAAATCGGACACCATGGTTGACGCAGCAGTTCTTGAAAAGTTGGAAGCTGGATTCGCCAAGCTGGCGGCTTCGGACTCCAAGTCTCTGCTGAAGAAGCATCTGACCAAGGAAATCTTCGATTCCCTGAAGAATAAGAAGACCTCCTTCGGATCCACCCTTCTGGACTGCATTCAATCTG GAGTTGAAAACCTTGATTCTGGCTTCGGTATCTACGCCCCGGACGCCGATGCCTACACCGTTTTCGCCGATATTTTCGACCCAATGATCGAGGAGTACCACATGGGCTTCAAGAAAACCGACAAGCACCCGGCGAGCGATTTCGGCGATGTCAGCACCTTTGGCAACGTTGACCCGACCGGTGAGTTCGTCGTGTCGACCCGTGTCCGTTGCGGTCGCTCGATGCAGGGCTATCCGTTCAACCCATGCCTGACCGAGGCCCAGTACAAGGAGATGGAGGATAAGGTTTCGGCCACTCTGTCCGGGCTGGAGGGTGAACTGAAGGGCAAATTCTACCCGCTGACCGGTATGGAGAAGTCTGTCCAGCAGCAGCTGATCGACGACCACTTCCTGTTCAAGGAGGGTGATCGATTCCTGCAGGCTGCCAACGCTTGCCGCTTCTGGCCAACTGGACGTGGTATCTACCACAACGACAACAAGACCTTCCTGGTCTGGTGCAATGAGGAGGATCATCTTCGCATCATCTCCATGCAGATGGGTGGTGATCTGGGCCAGGTCTATCGCCGCCTGGTTACCGCTGTCAACGATATTGAGAAGCGTGTTCCATTCTCCCACCACGACCGTCTTGGTTTCCTGACCTTCTGCCCAACCAACCTGGGAACCACCATCCGCGCTTCGGTCCACATTAAGGTCCCGAAGTTGGCCAAGGATTACGCCAAGCTGGAATCGATTGCCGCCAAGTACAACCTGCAGGTCCGTGGTACCCGCGGTGAGCACACCGAGGCTGAGGGCGGTATCTATGATATCTCCAACAAGCGCCGCATGGGTCTGACTGAATACCAGGCCGTCAAGGAGATGTACGATGGCATTTCTGAACTCATCAAGATTGAGAAGTCGttgtaa
- the LOC129771845 gene encoding arginine kinase 1 isoform X4, with the protein MGGCASKDKKEKVVENETAATGTATGDEGGDGVNSGGEGNKSDTMVDAAVLEKLEAGFAKLAASDSKSLLKKHLTKEIFDSLKNKKTSFGSTLLDCIQSGVENLDSGFGIYAPDADAYTVFADIFDPMIEEYHMGFKKTDKHPASDFGDVSTFGNVDPTGEFVVSTRVRCGRSMQGYPFNPCLTEAQYKEMEDKVSATLSGLEGELKGKFYPLTGMEKSVQQQLIDDHFLFKEGDRFLQAANACRFWPTGRGIYHNDNKTFLVWCNEEDHLRIISMQMGGDLGQVYRRLVTAVNDIEKRVPFSHHDRLGFLTFCPTNLGTTIRASVHIKVPKLAKDYAKLESIAAKYNLQVRGTRGEHTEAEGGIYDISNKRRMGLTEYQAVKEMYDGISELIKIEKSL; encoded by the exons atgggtggttgtgcgtcaaaggacaagaaggaaaaagttgttgaaaatgaaACAGCTGCAACTGGAACCGCCACCGGAGACGAGGGTGGCGACGGCGTAAACAGTGGTGGCGAAGG AAACAAATCGGACACCATGGTTGACGCAGCAGTTCTTGAAAAGTTGGAAGCTGGATTCGCCAAGCTGGCGGCTTCGGACTCCAAGTCTCTGCTGAAGAAGCATCTGACCAAGGAAATCTTCGATTCCCTGAAGAATAAGAAGACCTCCTTCGGATCCACCCTTCTGGACTGCATTCAATCTG GAGTTGAAAACCTTGATTCTGGCTTCGGTATCTACGCCCCGGACGCCGATGCCTACACCGTTTTCGCCGATATTTTCGACCCAATGATCGAGGAGTACCACATGGGCTTCAAGAAAACCGACAAGCACCCGGCGAGCGATTTCGGCGATGTCAGCACCTTTGGCAACGTTGACCCGACCGGTGAGTTCGTCGTGTCGACCCGTGTCCGTTGCGGTCGCTCGATGCAGGGCTATCCGTTCAACCCATGCCTGACCGAGGCCCAGTACAAGGAGATGGAGGATAAGGTTTCGGCCACTCTGTCCGGGCTGGAGGGTGAACTGAAGGGCAAATTCTACCCGCTGACCGGTATGGAGAAGTCTGTCCAGCAGCAGCTGATCGACGACCACTTCCTGTTCAAGGAGGGTGATCGATTCCTGCAGGCTGCCAACGCTTGCCGCTTCTGGCCAACTGGACGTGGTATCTACCACAACGACAACAAGACCTTCCTGGTCTGGTGCAATGAGGAGGATCATCTTCGCATCATCTCCATGCAGATGGGTGGTGATCTGGGCCAGGTCTATCGCCGCCTGGTTACCGCTGTCAACGATATTGAGAAGCGTGTTCCATTCTCCCACCACGACCGTCTTGGTTTCCTGACCTTCTGCCCAACCAACCTGGGAACCACCATCCGCGCTTCGGTCCACATTAAGGTCCCGAAGTTGGCCAAGGATTACGCCAAGCTGGAATCGATTGCCGCCAAGTACAACCTGCAGGTCCGTGGTACCCGCGGTGAGCACACCGAGGCTGAGGGCGGTATCTATGATATCTCCAACAAGCGCCGCATGGGTCTGACTGAATACCAGGCCGTCAAGGAGATGTACGATGGCATTTCTGAACTCATCAAGATTGAGAAGTCGttgtaa